One genomic segment of Helianthus annuus cultivar XRQ/B chromosome 14, HanXRQr2.0-SUNRISE, whole genome shotgun sequence includes these proteins:
- the LOC110904079 gene encoding (S)-8-oxocitronellyl enol synthase CYC2 isoform X1 has product MEPEANTRQPVALIVGVTGMVGVAFTEALKKPTALGGPWTVYGVSRRPLPTWFPSSLLNKHIMLDTLNQQQTLKILAPLASQITHVFWVAIQVSESEESNISLNSTMLSNVLNALTSSPNSKLSHVTLQTGTQQYLGPIHDPTLLTQLVPRDSPFIEDYPRLPFPNFYYALEDILASYSRSLTYSIHRASIIIGSSTRSYYNSLLTLAVYALVCKHQNYPFRYVGNRYSWEHFWDVSDARVLAEQQLWASVTDKAKNEAFNCTNGDVFTWKMIWRVLCDVFDVEFVPFDEKVKFDVVEFMKDKGEVWDRIVEENGLYKTKMEEITCFGALDTVLKLEIQHVCSMNKSREFGFHGYANTLKSIPEWVQRLRKMKILP; this is encoded by the exons atggagcCTGAAGCAAACACTAGACAACCGGTGGCTCTTATCGTAGGGGTTACCGGCATGGTAGGTGTTGCCTTCACTGAGGCCTTAAAGAAGCCAACAGCATTAGGCGGTCCGTGGACCGTCTATGGTGTATCGCGACGACCATTACCCACTTGGTTCCCATCCTCACTCCTCAACAAGCACATCATGTTGGACACACTAAACCAACAACAAACGCTTAAAATTTTAGCTCCACTTGCCTCCCAAATCACCCATGTCTTCTGGGTAGCCATACAAGTCAGCGAAAGTGAAGAATCCAACATTTCCCTAAACTCCACTATGCTTTCTAATGTCCTTAATGCATTAACTTCTTCTCCTAACTCAAAACTCAGTCACGTGACCTTGCAAACAGGCACACAGCAGTATTTGGGCCCTATTCATGATCCAACTCTTTTAACTCAACTCGTCCCTCGTGACTCACCATTCATAGAGGATTATCCTAGACTACCTTTTCCAAATTTCTACTATGCTTTGGAAGACATTTTAGCTTCCTACTCAAGATCTTTAACTTATTCCATACACCGCGCTTCTATAATCATCGGTTCATCAACAAGAAGTTACTATAATTCGCTTCTCACACTCGCCGTCTACGCCTTAGTTTGCAAACACCAAAACTATCCCTTCAG GTATGTTGGTAACAGGTACAGTTGGGAACACTTTTGGGATGTGTCCGATGCTAGAGTACTAGCCGAACAACAATTATGGGCATCTGTGACCGACAAAGCTAAGAATGAAGCATTTAATTGCACGAATGGTGATGTGTTTACATGGAAAATGATATGGAGGGTGCTTTGTGATGTGTTTGATGTTGAGTTTGTGCcgtttgatgaaaaagtaaaatTTGATGTTGTGGAGTTCATGAAGGATAAAGGGGAAGTTTGGGATAGAATTGTTGAAGAAAATGGTTTGTACAAGACAAAAATGGAGGAGATAACTTGTTTTGGTGCACTAGATACAGTATTAAAACTTGAGATTCAACACGTTTGTAGCATGAATAAAAGTCGAGAATTTGGGTTTCATGGGTATGCAAATACGCTCAAGAGTATACCAGAATGGGTTCAAAGGTTGAGAAAAATGAAGATACTTCCATAA
- the LOC110904079 gene encoding (S)-8-oxocitronellyl enol synthase CYC2 isoform X2 — protein MEPEANTRQPVALIVGVTGMVGVAFTEALKKPTALGGPWTVYGVSRRPLPTWFPSSLLNKHIMLDTLNQQQTLKILAPLASQITHVFWVAIQVSESEESNISLNSTMLSNVLNALTSSPNSKLSHVTLQTGTQQYLGPIHDPTLLTQLVPRDSPFIEDYPRLPFPNFYYALEDILASYSRSLTYSIHRASIIIGSSTRSYYNSLLTLAVYALVCKHQNYPFRYSWEHFWDVSDARVLAEQQLWASVTDKAKNEAFNCTNGDVFTWKMIWRVLCDVFDVEFVPFDEKVKFDVVEFMKDKGEVWDRIVEENGLYKTKMEEITCFGALDTVLKLEIQHVCSMNKSREFGFHGYANTLKSIPEWVQRLRKMKILP, from the exons atggagcCTGAAGCAAACACTAGACAACCGGTGGCTCTTATCGTAGGGGTTACCGGCATGGTAGGTGTTGCCTTCACTGAGGCCTTAAAGAAGCCAACAGCATTAGGCGGTCCGTGGACCGTCTATGGTGTATCGCGACGACCATTACCCACTTGGTTCCCATCCTCACTCCTCAACAAGCACATCATGTTGGACACACTAAACCAACAACAAACGCTTAAAATTTTAGCTCCACTTGCCTCCCAAATCACCCATGTCTTCTGGGTAGCCATACAAGTCAGCGAAAGTGAAGAATCCAACATTTCCCTAAACTCCACTATGCTTTCTAATGTCCTTAATGCATTAACTTCTTCTCCTAACTCAAAACTCAGTCACGTGACCTTGCAAACAGGCACACAGCAGTATTTGGGCCCTATTCATGATCCAACTCTTTTAACTCAACTCGTCCCTCGTGACTCACCATTCATAGAGGATTATCCTAGACTACCTTTTCCAAATTTCTACTATGCTTTGGAAGACATTTTAGCTTCCTACTCAAGATCTTTAACTTATTCCATACACCGCGCTTCTATAATCATCGGTTCATCAACAAGAAGTTACTATAATTCGCTTCTCACACTCGCCGTCTACGCCTTAGTTTGCAAACACCAAAACTATCCCTTCAG GTACAGTTGGGAACACTTTTGGGATGTGTCCGATGCTAGAGTACTAGCCGAACAACAATTATGGGCATCTGTGACCGACAAAGCTAAGAATGAAGCATTTAATTGCACGAATGGTGATGTGTTTACATGGAAAATGATATGGAGGGTGCTTTGTGATGTGTTTGATGTTGAGTTTGTGCcgtttgatgaaaaagtaaaatTTGATGTTGTGGAGTTCATGAAGGATAAAGGGGAAGTTTGGGATAGAATTGTTGAAGAAAATGGTTTGTACAAGACAAAAATGGAGGAGATAACTTGTTTTGGTGCACTAGATACAGTATTAAAACTTGAGATTCAACACGTTTGTAGCATGAATAAAAGTCGAGAATTTGGGTTTCATGGGTATGCAAATACGCTCAAGAGTATACCAGAATGGGTTCAAAGGTTGAGAAAAATGAAGATACTTCCATAA
- the LOC110904080 gene encoding (S)-8-oxocitronellyl enol synthase CYC2 has protein sequence MEQTNRVALIVGVTGMVGVAFTEALKKPTALGGPWTVYGVSRRPLPTWFPSSLLDKHIMLDTLNQQQTHEIMAPLSSQITHVFWVALQVNESEQVNISLNSTMLSNVLNALTSSPNSKLSHVTLQTGTKQYLGPIFDPSLSAQLVPRDAPFIEDYPRLSFPNFYYALEDILTSYSKSLTYSIHRSSSIIGASTRSYFNTLLTLCVYALVCKHQNYPFRYPGNNYSWEHFWDMSDARVLVEQQIWASVTDKAKNEAFNCTNGDVFTWKMIWKVLCDTFGVEFVPFDEKEKFDFVDFMKDKGEVWDGIVEENGLYKTKMEEITCFDALGQVLKLEIQHVCSMNKSREFGFHGYANTLKSIPEWVQKLREMKILS, from the exons ATGGAGCAAACAAACCGTGTGGCTCTTATTGTGGGCGTCACCGGCATGGTGGGTGTTGCCTTCACTGAGGCCTTAAAGAAGCCAACAGCATTAGGCGGTCCGTGGACCGTCTACGGTGTATCACGACGACCATTACCCACTTGGTTCCCATCCTCCCTCCTCGACAAGCACATTATGTTAGACACCCTAAACCAACAACAAACACATGAAATCATGGCTCCACTTTCATCCCAAATCACCCATGTCTTCTGGGTAGCCTTACAAGTCAACGAAAGTGAACAAGTCAACATTTCCCTCAACTCCACTATGCTTTCTAATGTCCTTAATGCATTAACTTCCTCTCCTAACTCAAAACTCAGTCATGTAACGTTGCAAACAGGCACAAAACAGTATTTAGGCCCTATATTTGATCCAAGTCTTTCAGCTCAACTTGTCCCACGTGACGCACCCTTCATAGAGGATTACCCTAGACTATCATTTCCAAATTTCTACTATGCATTGGAAGACATTTTAACTTCCTACTCAAAATCTTTAACTTATTCCATACATCGCTCTTCTAGCATTATCGGAGCATCAACAAGAAGTTACtttaatacacttctcacactttgcgTCTACGCATTAGTTTGCAAACATCAAAACTATCCCTTCAGGTATCC TGGTAACAATTACAGTTGGGAACACTTTTGGGATATGTCTGATGCTAGAGTGCTAGTTGAACAACAAATATGGGCCTCGGTGACAGACAAAGCTAAGAATGAAGCTTTTAACTGCACAAATGGTGATGTGTTTACATGGAAAATGATATGGAAGGTACTTTGCGACACGTTTGGTGTTGAGTTCGTGCCATTTGATGAGAAAGAAAAGTTTGATTTTGTGGATTTTATGAAGGATAAAGGAGAAGTTTGGGATGGAATTGTTGAAGAGAATGGATTGTACAAGACAAAAATGGAAGAGATTACTTGTTTTGATGCATTAGGACAAGTATTAAAACTTGAGATTCAACATGTTTGTAGCATGAATAAGAGTCGAGAATTTGGGTTTCATGGGTATGCAAATACGCTCAAGAGTATACCAGAATGGGTTCAAAAGCTGAGGGAAATGAAGATACTTTCATAA
- the LOC110907505 gene encoding extensin-like, whose product MASDQNIAATPSQAMLTSNPLEETSPAASMPVSPIVTRSLDLEFEVEGPPPGFASTIAASSGTIAADLFSYTPLQLQSVGPITTGVNVFASAATSNAQTVRHSTAPVITSASPSTVISQGGTPHYYQPSVTYAMPPLYSAALTAALSTPPHQPVVMPAGMMNALVTPGNQAYFPGYYFAPPYGYLPQYNTPMYTPQGGPQGYTQQSPYVAYMPPCWTLPASQPVYSQIPPSAEPIYDRGNTSRPRFSPERGPSSTVNVTPIPLTVT is encoded by the coding sequence ATGGCAAGCGATCAGAACATAGCAGCGACACCAAGTCAGGCGATGTTAACTAGCAATCCGTTGGAAGAAACAAGTCCCGCTGCTTCCATGCCAGTTTCACCGATTGTTACCAGGTCACTCGACTTGGAGTTTGAGGTAGAAGGACCCCCACCAGGTTTTGCCAGTACCATCGCTGCCTCTTCTGGGACAATAGCAGCAGATTTATTTTCATACACTCCTTTACAGCTCCAGTCAGTCGGACCAATCACAACAGGCGTAAACGTTTTCGCCTCAGCCGCAACCTCCAATGCACAGACTGTACGTCACAGCACTGCGCCGGTTATCACATCTGCTAGCCCCAGCACCGTCATATCACAGGGTGGCACACCCCACTACTATCAACCTTCAGTTACTTACGCCATGCCACCTCTATATTCAGCAGCGCTTACAGCGGCGTTATCCACGCCGCCCCATCAACCTGTGGTCATGCCCGCGGGAATGATGAACGCCCTAGTGACCCCAGGAAATCAGGCTTATTTTCCCGGATATTACTTCGCTCCCCCATACGGGTACTTGCCCCAATACAATACGCCAATGTATACTCCCCAGGGAGGACCACAAGGTTATACTCAACAATCGCCATACGTGGCGTATATGCCGCCTTGTTGGACTCTTCCAGCATCCCAACCAGTCTACAGTCAAATTCCTCCCTCGGCGGAACCCATATATGATAGGGGAAATACATCTAGACCTCGTTTCTCCCCAGAAAGAGGCCCAAGCTCAACAGTGAACGTTACTCCAATCCCACTCACTGTCACCTAG